TTCCGTGAAATGACGGTGGTGGAGAACCTGCTGGTGGCACAGCATCAGCACCTGAAAAGCGGCGTGTTTGCCGGGCTGTTGAAAACGCCGGGCTTTCGTCGTGCGGAAGCCGATGCGCAGGAGCGCGCCGCGGTGTGGCTGGAGCGTATCGGTCTGTTAGATTTAGCGAACCGTCAGGCGGGGAATCTGGCTTACGGCCAGCAGCGCCGTCTGGAAATCGCCCGCTGCATGGTGACGCGCCCTGAGCTGCTGATGCTGGATGAGCCTGCGGCCGGTCTGAACCCGAAAGAAACTGACGAGTTAAATCAGCTGATTGCGGAACTGCGCGATAGCCATCAGGTGTCCGTGTTGTTGATTGAACATGATATGAAGCTGGTCATGGGAATTTCCGACCGGATTTATGTCGTCAATCAGGGAACACCGCTGGCACAAGGCACCCCAGCTGAAATTCGTAACAACCCGGATGTCATCCGTGCATATCTGGGTGAAGGATAACGTTTATGCTGTCATTACATCAGGTTTCGGCCCACTACGGAAAAATTCAGGCGCTGCATCAGGTAAGCCTGCATATTAATCAGGGCGAGATTGTTACGCTGATCGGCGCGAACGGTGCCGGTAAAACCACGCTGTTGGGCACGCTGTGCGGTGACCCGCGCGCGACGGAAGGCACCATCACGTTTGACGGTAAGGACATCACAAACTGGCAGACCGCGCAGATTATGCGTGAAGCTATCGCGATTGTGCCGGAAGGGCGTCGCGTCTTTTCCCGCATGACGGTAGAAGAAAATCTGGCGATGGGTGGGTTCTTTGCCGAGCGCGATCAGTATCAGGAGCGCATTGCACGCGTCTACGATCTGTTCCCGCGTCTGTATGAGCGACGCGCCCAGCGTTCCGGCACGATGTCCGGCGGTGAGCAGCAGATGCTGGCGATTGGCCGTGCGCTGATGAGCCAGCCGCGTTTACTGCTGCTGGACGAACCGTCGCTGGGTCTGGCTCCGATTATCATCCTGCAAATTTTCGACACGATCCAGCAACTGCGTGAAGAGGGCATGACCATCTTCCTGGTGGAGCAAAACGCCAATCAGGCGCTGAAATTGGCAGACCGGGGTTATGTACTTGAAAACGGCCATGTCGTGTTGGAAGATACCGGTGCGGCATTGTTAGCTAATGAAGCGGTACGTTCGGCCTATCTGGGCGGATAATTAAAGTTTTGTTGAAAGGTTAAGAAGAGATGGCCATTGAAGGGTTGTTAGCGCACCGCATCGCTCAGTTAAAAAGTTCCGCCATCCGTGAACTGCTGAAACACAGCAAGATGGAAAATATTATCTCGCTGGCTGGCGGGATTCCGTCAGATGCATTATTTGATTTC
The nucleotide sequence above comes from Pectobacterium brasiliense. Encoded proteins:
- the livG gene encoding high-affinity branched-chain amino acid ABC transporter ATP-binding protein LivG; translated protein: MSTQPLLSVRGLMMRFGGLLAVNNVEMDIHAGEIVSLIGPNGAGKTTVFNCLTGFYRPSGGTIMLRDRHLEGLSGQAIARMGVVRTFQHVRLFREMTVVENLLVAQHQHLKSGVFAGLLKTPGFRRAEADAQERAAVWLERIGLLDLANRQAGNLAYGQQRRLEIARCMVTRPELLMLDEPAAGLNPKETDELNQLIAELRDSHQVSVLLIEHDMKLVMGISDRIYVVNQGTPLAQGTPAEIRNNPDVIRAYLGEG
- the livF gene encoding high-affinity branched-chain amino acid ABC transporter ATP-binding protein LivF, with protein sequence MLSLHQVSAHYGKIQALHQVSLHINQGEIVTLIGANGAGKTTLLGTLCGDPRATEGTITFDGKDITNWQTAQIMREAIAIVPEGRRVFSRMTVEENLAMGGFFAERDQYQERIARVYDLFPRLYERRAQRSGTMSGGEQQMLAIGRALMSQPRLLLLDEPSLGLAPIIILQIFDTIQQLREEGMTIFLVEQNANQALKLADRGYVLENGHVVLEDTGAALLANEAVRSAYLGG